One segment of Effusibacillus pohliae DSM 22757 DNA contains the following:
- a CDS encoding recombinase family protein yields the protein MRIGYARVSTVDQSLDLQLDALKEAGCERIYTEKASGAKDDRQELQRALDTLREGDVFVVYKLDRLARSTKKLIEVYEQLTKLGVELVSICDGLDTTTPTGRAMFKMIGVIAELEREMIVERTKAGLQAARARGRNGGRPKTDAKKVNQALKLYDSGMHTVSEITEMTGVTKATLYRALKEREKNNSTAS from the coding sequence ATGCGTATAGGTTATGCACGGGTATCTACAGTCGATCAATCGTTGGATCTACAGCTTGACGCTCTGAAAGAAGCGGGCTGCGAACGTATTTACACGGAGAAAGCCAGCGGCGCTAAAGACGATCGGCAGGAACTCCAGAGAGCATTAGATACGTTAAGAGAAGGAGACGTTTTTGTGGTCTACAAACTGGATCGCCTCGCCCGCTCCACCAAAAAGCTGATCGAAGTCTACGAGCAATTAACAAAACTCGGCGTCGAACTCGTTAGTATTTGCGACGGCCTTGACACGACGACTCCGACCGGGCGCGCAATGTTTAAGATGATCGGCGTTATCGCTGAACTCGAAAGGGAAATGATAGTCGAGCGGACAAAAGCAGGGCTGCAGGCAGCTAGAGCACGGGGGCGAAACGGTGGGCGCCCGAAGACAGATGCGAAAAAGGTAAATCAGGCGTTGAAACTCTACGATAGTGGAATGCACACCGTTTCCGAAATAACGGAGATGACCGGTGTTACGAAAGCAACGTTATACCGTGCCCTGAAAGAACGAGAAAAAAACAATTCAACCGCTTCTTGA
- a CDS encoding copper amine oxidase N-terminal domain-containing protein: MFRKHKQLIAGLVMGGVIASAGAAFADGPVHFVNFKFKFDGVEKSLPEGFTVLEYNGRTYVPARFVAENLGAKVDWDGST; the protein is encoded by the coding sequence GTGTTTAGAAAGCACAAACAACTTATTGCGGGTTTGGTTATGGGCGGCGTAATTGCAAGCGCAGGAGCTGCATTTGCTGACGGGCCGGTGCACTTTGTGAACTTCAAATTTAAGTTTGACGGCGTAGAGAAGTCGTTACCGGAAGGATTCACAGTGCTTGAATACAATGGACGTACATACGTACCTGCTCGTTTTGTGGCTGAAAATTTGGGGGCGAAAGTCGATTGGGATGGAAGTACATAG
- a CDS encoding FxLYD domain-containing protein yields the protein MIINSSKNSASQTVGNYTFSNYTLDNSGIMFTRVIGEITNNGSAKRSVAFKVNFYDAGGKLLGTATGVVLDLDPGQKKSFEAVADKKLDGVSTFTFQVDAEL from the coding sequence GTGATCATTAATAGCAGTAAAAATTCTGCTTCACAAACAGTCGGCAACTATACATTCAGTAACTACACATTAGATAACAGCGGTATCATGTTCACCAGAGTGATCGGAGAGATTACAAATAATGGTTCCGCTAAACGATCCGTGGCGTTTAAAGTGAATTTCTATGATGCAGGCGGAAAGTTACTTGGCACCGCCACAGGAGTTGTACTCGATCTTGACCCTGGGCAAAAGAAAAGTTTTGAAGCGGTTGCGGATAAAAAATTGGATGGAGTCTCGACATTCACGTTTCAAGTGGATGCAGAGTTATAA
- a CDS encoding substrate-binding domain-containing protein encodes MSVTIYDVARAAGVSMATVSRVLNGTAVVKEETKKKVLDAIRELGYRPNAVARGLASKKTKTIGIIVPDVSAPFVAEMVRGMEDIATMYDYQIILSNSDAQTEREIDLIGTMWEKQVDGILFMGDHLTAELLKAFEQAQLPVVLCATVDPEKRIPSVNIDNRQAAYDATRLLVEKGCKRILLLSGPAGHPVTGEPRKKGYRKALANGGLQPRILECPDLRYESGLAVLQKELQDQLPDGIVAVSDELGVAAIHACLDAGLSVPEQVKVVAFDNTRLASMVRPELTTIAQPIYDMGAVAMRFMTKLIHDEPVEEFSVVLPHELLFRQST; translated from the coding sequence GTGAGTGTAACCATATATGATGTGGCAAGAGCGGCCGGTGTGTCGATGGCCACCGTTTCGCGCGTGCTAAACGGCACGGCGGTTGTGAAAGAAGAAACAAAGAAAAAAGTACTGGACGCGATTCGCGAGCTCGGTTATCGACCGAACGCTGTGGCGCGAGGGCTGGCCAGCAAAAAGACGAAGACGATCGGCATCATTGTGCCTGACGTGTCAGCCCCGTTCGTAGCAGAAATGGTACGGGGGATGGAAGACATCGCAACCATGTACGACTATCAGATCATTTTGAGTAATTCGGATGCCCAAACCGAGCGCGAGATCGACCTGATTGGCACCATGTGGGAAAAACAGGTGGATGGCATCCTGTTTATGGGAGATCATTTGACTGCGGAGCTGTTAAAAGCGTTCGAACAGGCACAATTGCCGGTTGTGCTGTGCGCCACCGTCGATCCCGAAAAGCGAATTCCGTCGGTCAACATCGACAATCGGCAAGCGGCTTATGACGCGACCCGATTGCTGGTTGAAAAAGGCTGCAAGCGCATCCTGCTGCTGAGCGGTCCGGCTGGTCATCCTGTGACTGGCGAACCAAGGAAAAAAGGATATCGGAAAGCGCTCGCAAACGGCGGGTTGCAACCGCGGATTCTGGAATGTCCGGACCTGCGCTACGAATCCGGGCTGGCCGTTTTGCAAAAAGAGTTGCAAGACCAGCTACCGGACGGCATCGTGGCGGTCAGCGACGAGCTTGGTGTGGCGGCGATTCACGCATGTTTGGATGCCGGACTGTCCGTTCCGGAGCAAGTCAAAGTGGTGGCGTTTGACAATACCAGACTGGCAAGCATGGTGCGGCCGGAACTGACGACAATCGCGCAGCCGATTTACGACATGGGGGCGGTCGCGATGCGGTTTATGACCAAACTGATCCACGATGAACCGGTCGAGGAATTTTCCGTAGTTCTGCCGCATGAACTGCTGTTTCGCCAATCGACATAG
- a CDS encoding adaptor protein MecA, translating to MVVERLGHNKVRIFISYEDLEERGIDRDEIWQNGRKVQELFWDMMEQAYLEVGFEVIGPIAVEAFTMPTEGVVVIVTQVPSLPEEIDHKEEMEADEPIISVDASTALTFVFDDFEHVLSAARMVHASFDLNASLYHYKGRYFLYIDEAEMEQEEVDALWSILHEYGTLSNVTKAVLDEYGKLIIQDTAFLTLNQYFVN from the coding sequence ATGGTAGTCGAAAGGCTTGGTCATAACAAGGTGAGGATCTTCATCAGCTATGAAGATCTCGAAGAAAGAGGCATCGACCGGGATGAAATCTGGCAAAATGGCCGTAAGGTGCAAGAACTGTTCTGGGATATGATGGAGCAGGCGTACCTGGAAGTCGGCTTCGAAGTGATCGGTCCGATTGCTGTGGAAGCGTTCACAATGCCGACGGAAGGCGTTGTTGTGATCGTCACGCAAGTTCCCTCGCTGCCGGAGGAAATTGATCATAAAGAGGAAATGGAAGCGGATGAGCCGATTATTTCGGTCGACGCATCCACTGCCCTGACGTTTGTATTTGACGATTTTGAACATGTGTTGAGCGCAGCCAGAATGGTGCATGCGTCGTTCGATTTGAACGCCTCGCTGTATCATTACAAAGGGCGTTATTTCCTCTACATCGACGAAGCGGAGATGGAGCAGGAGGAAGTCGACGCTTTGTGGTCGATTCTGCACGAGTATGGAACACTGTCCAACGTGACAAAAGCGGTTCTGGACGAATACGGAAAACTCATCATCCAAGACACCGCCTTTTTAACGCTCAATCAATATTTTGTGAACTAA
- a CDS encoding DUF441 domain-containing protein: MAGDMILVMLIIVGIIGRASILATAASVLLILKLSNLQRFFPTLERRGLEIGLLFLMISVLVPLVNGKIQSKDLWGTFFTVSGLFAVIGGVLATYLNGQGLNMLRLEPQLMLGLVIGSIIGIVFFKGIPVGPLMAAAITALLMKMYLWLR; encoded by the coding sequence ATGGCCGGAGACATGATACTCGTCATGCTGATCATTGTGGGCATCATCGGTCGGGCCAGCATTTTGGCCACCGCTGCCAGCGTTTTGCTGATTTTGAAACTGTCGAATCTGCAGCGGTTCTTCCCGACGCTGGAACGGCGCGGGCTGGAAATCGGTTTGTTGTTCCTGATGATTTCCGTGCTGGTGCCGCTCGTCAACGGCAAAATCCAATCGAAAGACTTGTGGGGAACCTTTTTCACCGTATCGGGACTGTTCGCCGTCATCGGCGGTGTGCTGGCCACCTACCTGAACGGGCAGGGACTCAACATGCTGCGACTGGAACCGCAATTGATGCTGGGGCTGGTGATCGGGTCGATCATCGGCATCGTGTTTTTCAAGGGGATCCCCGTCGGCCCCTTGATGGCGGCCGCGATCACCGCCTTGTTGATGAAAATGTATCTGTGGCTCCGCTAG
- the comA gene encoding phosphosulfolactate synthase, producing the protein MNDFLPQKPWDTVLRDPLPGRNLKPRTCGLSMVIDKGLGIRETLDLAELAAPYIDFLKLGFGTSMLYSKSLLQNKINILREHDIHVYPGGTLLETAVLQGCWKDFMRTSKKLGFTAIEVSDGTVTIDLELRRQLIQEAKHIGFLVLSEVGKKESGVHLPIEKQLELIRHDLDCGVFKVIIEGRESGKDVGIYEASGAIRKDDVDRLLEQLTSADCIIWEAPLKSQQEALIAQFGPNVNLGNLFPHDIITVESLRRGLRSDTLRLAMCRNRLPDDDSLLPATARF; encoded by the coding sequence ATGAACGATTTTTTGCCACAAAAACCGTGGGACACAGTCCTGCGTGATCCACTACCGGGCCGCAACCTGAAACCGCGTACTTGCGGTCTCAGCATGGTGATCGATAAGGGGCTGGGAATCCGGGAAACGTTGGACCTGGCAGAATTGGCAGCCCCTTACATCGATTTCTTGAAATTGGGTTTTGGCACATCGATGCTCTATTCGAAATCGCTGCTGCAAAACAAAATCAATATTTTGCGGGAACATGACATTCATGTCTACCCGGGCGGAACCTTACTGGAGACGGCCGTGCTGCAAGGTTGTTGGAAGGACTTCATGCGCACTTCAAAAAAACTGGGATTCACCGCGATCGAAGTTTCCGACGGCACGGTCACGATCGATCTCGAACTGCGCCGGCAATTGATCCAGGAAGCGAAACATATCGGATTTCTCGTTTTGAGCGAAGTAGGGAAAAAAGAATCGGGCGTCCACCTGCCTATCGAAAAACAGTTGGAACTGATCCGGCACGATCTGGACTGCGGTGTTTTCAAAGTGATTATTGAGGGACGGGAATCCGGAAAGGATGTAGGCATCTACGAAGCGAGCGGGGCGATCCGCAAAGACGATGTCGACCGCCTGCTGGAACAGCTGACCTCGGCCGACTGCATTATCTGGGAAGCCCCCTTGAAATCGCAGCAAGAAGCGCTGATCGCTCAATTTGGCCCGAATGTGAATCTCGGCAATCTGTTTCCGCACGACATTATAACGGTCGAGTCGTTGCGCCGAGGGCTGCGCAGCGATACGCTGCGTCTGGCGATGTGCAGGAACCGATTGCCGGACGATGATTCGTTATTGCCGGCGACCGCCCGATTTTGA
- a CDS encoding MFS transporter, whose protein sequence is MAQTASDRSKVSLLSLIALGSVPLIMVLGNSMLIPILPTMQEQLQITKFQASLVITLFSVPAGIIIPLAGFLSDRYNRKLVIIPALILYALGGLLAGIAVLLFAKPFAVIMTGRVLQGIGAAGTAPIAMALAGDIFQGAARSKALGIIEASNGLGKVLSPILGVLLSMITWFAVFFAFPLLCVPAALAIWFFIKEPKKDKAAQKVTHYLRALKVIFKREWKWLLTAYFAGASALFILFGVLFYLSHLLEDKYAIDGLLKGAILAVPLLAMSSTSYITGANIKKQKRLMKTLIVTGMLLIAIPLGLASFVTNAYVLLGLLVMSGIGTGLVLPCLNMLITSAVSMEERGIVTSFYGSVRFLGVAIGPPVFTWLMDLSRLVMFLSVAGLAFLSAALAMWLIRVPAEKPESPPAPNSIASESLRKLLAKRKARA, encoded by the coding sequence ATGGCGCAAACGGCATCCGACAGGTCCAAAGTTTCGTTGCTGTCTCTGATTGCCCTGGGAAGCGTTCCGCTCATCATGGTCCTGGGTAATTCGATGCTGATTCCGATTCTGCCAACGATGCAGGAGCAGCTTCAGATCACCAAATTTCAGGCGAGTTTGGTGATCACTCTGTTCTCCGTGCCCGCCGGCATCATCATCCCGTTGGCCGGTTTTTTGTCGGACCGCTACAACCGGAAACTCGTGATCATCCCGGCGCTTATCTTATACGCGTTAGGCGGATTGCTAGCGGGAATCGCCGTGCTCTTGTTTGCCAAACCGTTTGCCGTGATCATGACAGGTCGCGTGCTGCAAGGAATCGGGGCCGCCGGGACTGCTCCAATCGCGATGGCTTTGGCAGGCGATATTTTCCAGGGAGCGGCCCGCAGCAAAGCGCTTGGCATCATCGAAGCATCGAACGGGCTGGGAAAAGTCCTGAGTCCCATACTCGGCGTGCTGCTCTCGATGATCACCTGGTTTGCGGTTTTTTTTGCGTTTCCGCTGTTGTGCGTGCCCGCTGCTTTGGCGATCTGGTTTTTTATCAAGGAACCAAAAAAGGACAAAGCCGCGCAAAAAGTAACCCACTACCTGCGCGCGCTGAAGGTTATTTTCAAACGGGAATGGAAATGGCTTCTGACCGCTTACTTTGCAGGCGCCAGCGCACTTTTCATTTTGTTTGGCGTATTGTTTTATCTGTCGCATCTTTTGGAAGACAAATATGCGATCGACGGTCTGCTGAAAGGCGCCATTCTGGCGGTTCCCTTGCTCGCCATGTCGTCGACGTCCTATATCACGGGAGCAAACATCAAAAAGCAAAAAAGGTTGATGAAAACGCTGATTGTGACTGGCATGCTGCTGATTGCGATCCCGCTCGGGTTGGCTTCCTTTGTTACAAACGCGTACGTCTTGCTGGGATTGCTGGTGATGAGCGGTATCGGCACGGGACTCGTGCTGCCCTGCCTGAATATGCTGATCACCTCAGCCGTCAGTATGGAAGAACGCGGGATCGTCACATCTTTTTACGGCTCCGTCAGATTCCTGGGAGTGGCGATCGGGCCACCCGTCTTCACCTGGTTGATGGACCTGTCCCGCTTGGTTATGTTCTTGTCGGTGGCCGGGCTCGCCTTTTTGTCCGCCGCGCTGGCGATGTGGCTGATTCGCGTCCCAGCGGAGAAGCCCGAATCCCCACCCGCCCCCAATTCGATCGCCTCCGAATCCCTGCGGAAGTTGTTGGCAAAACGAAAAGCACGGGCGTAA
- a CDS encoding trans-sulfuration enzyme family protein, which translates to MRIETRLAQAGNRKDPVTGAVSVPIHHSTTFAHPALGQSTGFDYTRTLNPTRKVLEDTIADLENGVRGFAFASGMAAIACLVELFEPGDHLVASNDLYGGTYRLLEQILRRKGIETTYVDTGDLAAVEAAVQPNTKALFVETPTNPTMKITDIAGCAAIAKRRGALTIVDNTFMSPYFQRPLDLGADVVLHSGTKYLGGHNDVLCGLLAVKDEQLGEKLFFLQNSIGAVLGPQDCWLMIRGLKTLALRMEKHQENALLVAEWLSRHPQVTKVYYPGLPHHPGKHMHEKQSSGYGGMLSFEVADESMVEPILGSVKLISFAESLGGVESLITYPARQTHFDIPKEVREAYGVTDRLLRLSVGIEHYQDIIADLEQALEAARSEVSVR; encoded by the coding sequence ATGCGGATCGAAACACGGTTGGCACAAGCGGGAAACCGCAAGGATCCGGTGACGGGAGCTGTGTCTGTGCCGATTCATCACTCGACTACATTCGCCCATCCGGCGCTCGGACAGAGCACGGGGTTTGACTATACCCGGACTCTCAATCCGACTCGCAAAGTGCTGGAAGATACGATCGCCGATCTGGAAAATGGGGTGCGGGGGTTTGCGTTCGCTTCCGGCATGGCTGCGATCGCCTGTCTAGTGGAACTGTTCGAGCCAGGCGATCACCTGGTCGCTTCCAACGATTTGTACGGCGGTACCTATCGCTTGCTGGAACAGATTTTGCGTCGGAAAGGGATCGAAACGACCTACGTGGATACCGGCGATCTGGCTGCGGTGGAAGCGGCGGTTCAACCGAACACCAAGGCGCTGTTTGTTGAAACCCCGACCAACCCGACGATGAAAATCACCGATATCGCAGGTTGCGCTGCGATCGCCAAACGGCGCGGCGCGCTGACCATCGTCGATAACACGTTTATGTCGCCCTATTTTCAACGACCGTTGGATTTGGGGGCCGATGTGGTGCTGCATTCCGGCACCAAGTATCTGGGCGGCCATAACGACGTGCTATGCGGCCTGCTTGCGGTGAAGGACGAGCAATTGGGCGAAAAACTGTTTTTTTTGCAAAATTCGATCGGGGCTGTTCTCGGACCCCAGGATTGCTGGCTGATGATCCGCGGCCTGAAGACGTTGGCGCTGCGAATGGAAAAACATCAGGAAAACGCGCTGCTTGTGGCGGAATGGCTGTCACGACACCCGCAGGTGACAAAAGTCTATTACCCTGGTCTGCCGCACCATCCGGGCAAGCACATGCATGAAAAGCAGTCGTCCGGCTACGGCGGCATGCTGTCGTTCGAAGTGGCGGATGAAAGCATGGTGGAACCGATCCTCGGCAGTGTGAAACTGATTTCGTTCGCCGAAAGCCTTGGCGGCGTCGAATCGTTGATCACCTATCCGGCGAGACAGACCCATTTTGACATCCCGAAGGAAGTGCGGGAGGCGTACGGCGTTACGGATAGGCTCCTGCGCTTATCGGTCGGCATCGAACACTATCAGGACATTATCGCAGACCTGGAGCAAGCGTTGGAGGCAGCGAGATCCGAGGTGTCCGTCAGGTGA
- a CDS encoding trans-sulfuration enzyme family protein — protein MKFETRVLHTGAELDPRTGAASFPIYQASTFHQADWNQQQEFDYSRSGNPTRKALEHVIAQLEGANYGLAFASGMAAITSVLLTLSAGSHVVACEDIYGGTFRALTRVFSRFGIETTFVDAANPEKLAAAIRPNTKAMMLETPSNPTLKIIDLQKAADIAKANGVLTIVDNTFMSPGLQRPHELGIDVVVHSGTKFLGGHSDVVAGLVTVRDESLAKEIYQIQNGFGAVLGPQDCWLLMRGIKTLAVRMKQSEETALRIARYLERHPKIKRVYYPGLESHPGREIHLRQADGPGAVLSFELADAEQVRRFVKRLQLPLFAVSLGAVESILSYPATMSHAAMPREERIRRGISDGLLRLSVGLESAEDLIGDIEQALMGL, from the coding sequence GTGAAATTTGAAACGCGCGTGCTGCATACGGGGGCGGAACTGGACCCGCGCACCGGCGCCGCCAGCTTTCCGATTTACCAGGCTTCGACGTTTCACCAGGCCGATTGGAACCAGCAGCAGGAGTTCGATTATTCCCGCTCCGGCAACCCCACCCGGAAAGCACTTGAGCATGTGATTGCCCAGTTGGAAGGGGCGAACTACGGACTTGCGTTTGCTTCCGGCATGGCGGCGATTACGAGCGTCCTGCTCACACTGTCCGCCGGCTCGCATGTTGTGGCGTGCGAAGACATTTACGGGGGAACGTTTCGGGCGTTGACGAGAGTTTTTTCCCGCTTTGGGATTGAGACGACGTTTGTCGACGCCGCCAACCCGGAAAAATTGGCGGCGGCGATCCGACCGAACACGAAAGCGATGATGCTGGAAACACCTTCTAACCCAACGCTGAAAATCATCGATCTGCAAAAAGCGGCCGACATCGCGAAAGCAAACGGGGTGCTGACGATTGTCGACAACACCTTTATGTCACCCGGCTTGCAGCGGCCGCATGAGCTGGGGATCGATGTGGTGGTTCACTCGGGAACCAAATTTTTGGGCGGTCATTCTGATGTGGTGGCGGGGCTGGTGACGGTGCGGGATGAATCGTTGGCAAAAGAAATATACCAGATCCAAAACGGGTTCGGCGCGGTGCTGGGGCCGCAGGACTGTTGGTTGCTGATGCGGGGCATCAAAACGCTGGCGGTGCGGATGAAACAAAGTGAGGAAACGGCGCTGCGGATTGCTCGTTATCTGGAGCGGCACCCGAAGATCAAACGGGTGTATTACCCGGGGCTCGAATCGCATCCGGGCCGGGAGATTCATCTCCGGCAGGCGGACGGGCCCGGCGCGGTGCTGTCGTTTGAACTGGCGGACGCCGAACAGGTGCGGCGGTTTGTCAAGCGGCTGCAGTTGCCATTGTTTGCTGTCAGCCTGGGGGCGGTGGAAAGTATTTTGTCCTATCCGGCGACCATGTCGCACGCGGCGATGCCGCGAGAGGAACGGATCCGCAGGGGGATCAGCGACGGCTTGCTGCGTCTGTCGGTGGGGCTCGAGAGCGCGGAAGACCTGATCGGGGATATTGAACAGGCTCTTATGGGATTATAA
- a CDS encoding Glu/Leu/Phe/Val family dehydrogenase: MSNQGNTQKQEETLNVLAQTQLVIKEALNKLGYGDEMYELLKEPLRVLTVRIPVRMDDGSVRVFTGYRAQHNDAVGPTKGGIRFHPDVTEDEVKALAIWMSLKCGIAQLPYGGGKGGIVCDPREMSFRELERLSRGYVRAISQIVGPTKDIPAPDVFTNSQIMAWMMDEYSRIREFDSPGFITGKPLVLGGSLGRDAATARGVTIAIQEAAKVKGIDLKDARVVVQGFGNAGGYLAKFMHDAGAKVVGISDAYGGLYDPNGLDIDYLLDRRDSFGTVTKLFKNTISNQELLELDCDILVPAAIENQITSKNAHNIKAKIVVEAANGPTTIEATKILTERGVLLVPDVLGNAGGVIVSYFEWVQNNQGLYWSEEEVDRRLREILVKAFHTIYETARVRKIDMRLAAYMVGVRRMAEACQLRGWV; the protein is encoded by the coding sequence ATGAGCAATCAGGGAAACACACAGAAGCAGGAAGAAACGTTAAACGTACTCGCCCAGACCCAGTTGGTGATCAAGGAAGCGCTCAACAAATTGGGGTATGGGGATGAGATGTACGAGCTTCTGAAAGAACCGTTGCGAGTGTTGACGGTCCGCATTCCTGTCAGGATGGATGACGGAAGCGTTCGGGTGTTCACTGGTTATCGCGCACAGCATAATGATGCGGTTGGGCCGACCAAGGGGGGCATCCGGTTTCATCCGGATGTGACGGAAGATGAAGTGAAGGCGCTTGCCATCTGGATGAGCCTGAAGTGCGGCATCGCCCAATTGCCATACGGCGGCGGCAAAGGCGGCATTGTTTGCGATCCGCGCGAGATGTCGTTCCGCGAACTGGAACGATTGAGCCGCGGCTATGTGCGGGCGATTTCGCAAATCGTCGGACCGACGAAAGATATCCCGGCGCCCGATGTGTTCACCAACTCCCAGATTATGGCCTGGATGATGGACGAGTATTCGCGTATCCGGGAGTTTGATTCGCCCGGTTTCATCACCGGCAAACCGCTCGTACTCGGCGGATCGCTGGGCCGTGACGCGGCGACCGCCCGCGGTGTGACGATCGCGATCCAGGAAGCGGCGAAAGTAAAAGGGATCGATTTGAAAGATGCGCGGGTGGTGGTTCAGGGCTTTGGCAACGCCGGCGGTTATCTCGCAAAATTCATGCATGACGCGGGAGCGAAAGTGGTCGGCATTTCTGACGCGTACGGCGGATTGTACGATCCGAACGGCCTCGATATCGATTACCTGTTGGACCGCCGCGATTCGTTTGGCACGGTGACGAAACTCTTCAAAAACACCATCAGCAACCAGGAGCTGCTGGAACTGGATTGCGACATCCTGGTGCCGGCGGCGATCGAGAACCAGATCACGTCGAAAAACGCGCATAATATTAAAGCGAAAATCGTGGTCGAAGCGGCGAACGGACCGACGACGATCGAAGCGACGAAAATCCTAACAGAGCGCGGCGTGCTGCTCGTGCCCGACGTATTGGGCAACGCCGGCGGGGTGATTGTGTCCTATTTTGAATGGGTGCAAAACAATCAGGGATTGTACTGGTCGGAAGAAGAGGTAGACCGACGGCTGCGTGAAATTCTCGTCAAAGCGTTCCATACGATCTATGAAACCGCACGCGTCCGCAAGATCGACATGCGGCTCGCCGCTTATATGGTGGGAGTCCGGCGAATGGCGGAAGCTTGCCAACTGCGCGGTTGGGTGTAA
- a CDS encoding asparaginase — protein sequence MKKVYVLTTGGTIAMSEDEATGTVRPVDGQALARFLPGVAKYADVVMEEVFNLPSPHLTFFHLQQLLNRVQERLAEPEVAGVVVTHGTDTLEETAFYLDLQLPPGKPVVVTGAMRSSNEIGADGPLNLLNSVRTAASEVAVGKGVLVVLNDEIHGARFVTKTHTSNVATFQSPEVGPIGSLDKRSIHFRQMPLQHESYPAKPLQRSVGLLKMALAIDSRLIDHMLADGIDGLVIEALGQGNVPPAVVPGIRRAIEKGVPVVLVSRCFNGRVQDVYGYEGGGKHLRELGAIFSNGLNGQKARIKLMVLLANDLDMESIRSAFERI from the coding sequence ATGAAGAAGGTATATGTGCTGACAACTGGCGGAACGATCGCCATGAGTGAAGATGAAGCGACCGGAACGGTGCGGCCGGTCGACGGGCAAGCGCTCGCCCGTTTTTTGCCTGGCGTTGCCAAATATGCGGATGTCGTGATGGAGGAAGTGTTCAATCTGCCGAGTCCTCATCTGACATTTTTCCATTTGCAACAGTTGTTGAACCGCGTGCAGGAGCGCCTGGCGGAGCCGGAGGTGGCGGGTGTGGTGGTGACGCACGGCACCGACACGCTGGAAGAGACCGCTTTTTACCTGGATTTGCAATTGCCGCCCGGCAAACCGGTGGTCGTCACGGGGGCGATGCGGTCTTCCAACGAGATCGGCGCGGACGGACCGCTCAATCTGCTCAATTCGGTGCGTACAGCGGCCAGCGAAGTAGCGGTTGGCAAGGGAGTGCTGGTGGTGTTGAACGACGAGATCCACGGCGCCCGCTTTGTCACGAAGACGCACACCAGCAATGTGGCAACTTTTCAATCGCCGGAAGTCGGGCCCATCGGCAGTCTTGACAAGCGGTCGATTCACTTCCGCCAGATGCCGCTACAGCATGAATCATACCCGGCCAAGCCCTTGCAGCGGTCTGTCGGCCTGTTAAAAATGGCGCTCGCAATAGACAGCCGCCTGATCGACCACATGCTGGCAGACGGAATCGACGGGTTGGTGATCGAAGCGCTCGGCCAGGGAAACGTGCCGCCGGCAGTCGTCCCGGGGATCCGACGGGCGATCGAAAAAGGGGTGCCCGTGGTTCTTGTCTCCCGCTGTTTCAACGGAAGGGTGCAGGATGTGTATGGGTATGAAGGAGGCGGCAAGCATCTGCGGGAACTGGGGGCGATCTTCTCGAACGGCCTGAACGGCCAGAAGGCGAGGATCAAATTGATGGTTCTGCTGGCGAACGATCTGGACATGGAGTCGATCCGCAGCGCGTTCGAACGGATCTAA
- the prsW gene encoding glutamic-type intramembrane protease PrsW: MILLMIAVAAIAPGIALLSYFYLRDRYEAEPLRTVLWSFALGMVSVLPVTVLQQLLEQLVESPYLHILLVAAGIEEAVKFVILLLFIRTSKEVNELYDGILYAVAISLGFATVENFVSLLPHGWQLAAIRAVLPVPSHALFAVVMGYYAGKAKFSHAWVKFRLLCQSFFSAWLLHAAYDLILSGRHLWQAAMLPFMIGLWILGLRKVKAAQDKSPFKPQD; encoded by the coding sequence TTGATCTTGCTGATGATCGCTGTCGCTGCTATAGCGCCCGGGATTGCGCTTTTGTCATATTTTTACCTGCGGGACCGGTATGAAGCGGAACCGCTGCGAACCGTGCTGTGGTCGTTTGCACTCGGCATGGTTTCGGTGTTGCCGGTCACCGTCTTGCAGCAACTGCTGGAACAGCTCGTCGAATCGCCTTATTTGCACATCCTGCTTGTCGCCGCGGGCATCGAAGAAGCTGTCAAATTCGTGATTTTATTGTTGTTTATCCGTACCAGTAAAGAGGTTAATGAGTTGTACGACGGGATCTTGTACGCTGTTGCCATATCGCTCGGGTTTGCCACCGTTGAGAACTTCGTTTCGCTTCTTCCGCACGGGTGGCAATTGGCCGCGATTCGGGCCGTCCTGCCTGTGCCAAGCCATGCGTTGTTTGCGGTGGTGATGGGCTATTATGCGGGAAAAGCGAAATTTTCCCATGCATGGGTAAAGTTTCGCCTGCTCTGCCAGTCTTTCTTCTCCGCCTGGCTGTTGCACGCGGCGTACGACCTGATTTTGTCAGGACGGCATCTGTGGCAGGCGGCCATGCTGCCGTTTATGATCGGCCTGTGGATCCTCGGACTCCGCAAGGTGAAAGCGGCGCAGGACAAATCCCCGTTCAAGCCGCAAGATTGA